In Candidatus Binatia bacterium, one DNA window encodes the following:
- a CDS encoding AAA family ATPase, which produces MSPVALSSPLQGGLWQFVGRRRELAELHECVCNAARGVPGVVSIFGPAGIGKTRLLAEFERAEGIPIFRIHCRETEMEPLAAISRLLDQLRSISHLADHAQPPATMGELFRCILDELRKVCAAKVCALVIEDAHWAAPDVRAFVNYVIDVMNVLESKPRILILVTFREFSVADSARAGFIETLLQREKHALQLPPLSVGEIAAMVPAYRFTERIFYELVRLSEGNPLYVEELIPVLREGGVGSLPLRVQTATRTALATLSTNARRALYAASVIGVHFSFEDVAALCDTPNDALLDALQEASDNRFVQPGPSSSTYRFRHALIREIVYNALLPANATRLHRRAARAIAGSRRCRDHLAELAAHCERAGWPGRASILFLRSGTAAEELHDFESAASAYLRARSNAPSHDARLAVLAARHANCLFAIGALEEAADAFAEAAALYDALGSVEMAANFVDRRSICLERIGEPQRALRELDAMLLRTKNTLPEVAARVVLAGASLSQAYRPLLAREYDKWCTHMQHVRRPQASAYHRMAEMKFEAIRDVQEGRWSKGMRAFDRALELVGRLGDAEDKFDTAVMAAKYHALGGDIARSSALFRHAYAIGKSENSTWMQHLAGTRLVRLLVFSGCLGEARMLLERCVELPAYSHLMQISVATNALLLGVLQDDANLVDRFLDQRYIDMGLRYPSSAVLCDIGFSYGIALRSRNRIAEARELVSKILDHVHQPWEARPFLAMTSLWGAAREANRAQQLLTTSMHVPGARGYVHLCVGHARQRSKDPRARHDGKRAAQEFHNSGLRLFEAMAYELAQDRKRAVALYQSCGSVYDIARLTGLRSNDELFTVRQAQIVELVIRGETNKRIAEALGIATGTVGAHLAIIYRNHGVSSRAQLVASVLARRNPGPHAHAGPPASLSH; this is translated from the coding sequence ATGTCCCCTGTGGCTCTGTCGTCACCGCTTCAGGGTGGGCTGTGGCAGTTCGTGGGGCGTCGGCGGGAGCTCGCGGAGCTTCACGAGTGCGTGTGCAACGCAGCTCGGGGAGTTCCAGGCGTGGTCTCGATTTTCGGCCCGGCTGGAATTGGAAAGACCCGACTCCTCGCAGAATTCGAACGAGCAGAGGGCATCCCCATCTTTCGGATCCACTGCAGGGAAACTGAGATGGAGCCCCTCGCGGCGATTAGTCGGCTTCTGGACCAACTGCGGTCAATCTCGCACCTTGCCGACCACGCACAGCCACCGGCAACCATGGGAGAGTTGTTCCGTTGCATCCTCGACGAGCTGCGTAAGGTTTGCGCTGCAAAAGTCTGCGCGCTTGTAATTGAAGATGCCCATTGGGCCGCCCCTGATGTGAGGGCGTTCGTGAATTACGTCATTGATGTAATGAACGTCCTAGAATCCAAACCACGCATCCTAATACTCGTGACTTTCCGCGAATTCTCAGTCGCCGACTCGGCTCGTGCTGGATTCATCGAAACCCTACTACAACGCGAAAAGCATGCGCTTCAGCTACCGCCTCTTTCAGTGGGCGAAATTGCGGCAATGGTCCCCGCGTACCGCTTTACCGAGCGCATTTTCTATGAACTAGTTAGGCTTTCAGAAGGAAACCCGCTGTACGTCGAGGAGTTGATCCCAGTGTTGCGCGAGGGCGGAGTCGGGTCGCTGCCCTTGCGAGTTCAGACCGCGACGCGCACTGCGCTGGCAACGCTTAGCACCAATGCGCGCCGGGCTCTGTACGCTGCTTCCGTGATCGGAGTCCATTTTTCTTTCGAAGATGTTGCGGCGCTCTGCGACACTCCGAATGATGCGCTACTCGACGCTTTACAAGAGGCGAGCGACAACCGCTTCGTTCAGCCCGGGCCCTCCAGCTCAACGTATCGCTTCCGTCATGCGCTGATCCGAGAGATCGTCTATAATGCGCTGCTGCCGGCCAATGCGACGCGGTTGCATCGTCGGGCGGCTCGCGCGATCGCCGGGTCACGTCGCTGCCGGGATCACCTCGCTGAGCTCGCCGCTCACTGCGAGCGCGCTGGCTGGCCTGGACGTGCGTCAATCCTCTTTCTTCGTTCCGGCACGGCGGCCGAAGAACTCCACGATTTCGAATCGGCAGCATCGGCCTATCTGCGCGCGCGGTCCAACGCGCCGTCGCATGATGCGCGGCTCGCGGTGTTGGCGGCGCGCCATGCAAACTGCCTGTTTGCGATTGGAGCTTTGGAAGAAGCTGCCGACGCATTCGCTGAAGCGGCGGCCCTCTACGACGCACTTGGGTCCGTTGAGATGGCCGCTAACTTCGTAGACCGCCGATCGATATGTCTCGAACGAATCGGCGAACCCCAAAGGGCCCTACGCGAGCTTGACGCCATGCTGCTGCGGACAAAAAATACCCTCCCCGAAGTCGCCGCTAGGGTCGTCCTGGCGGGAGCCTCACTCTCACAAGCTTACCGACCACTGCTTGCCCGAGAATACGATAAGTGGTGCACTCATATGCAACATGTGCGACGGCCGCAAGCCTCCGCTTATCATCGCATGGCTGAAATGAAATTTGAAGCTATTCGTGATGTCCAAGAAGGTCGGTGGTCAAAGGGAATGCGAGCCTTCGATCGAGCGCTGGAGCTGGTAGGTCGCCTGGGTGACGCCGAGGATAAGTTCGATACGGCGGTCATGGCCGCAAAATACCACGCTTTAGGAGGCGACATAGCACGATCCTCAGCGCTCTTTCGACACGCATACGCCATCGGCAAGTCCGAAAACAGTACCTGGATGCAGCATCTGGCCGGAACGCGTCTCGTAAGGCTTTTAGTGTTCAGCGGTTGCCTCGGCGAAGCTCGGATGTTGCTAGAGCGCTGCGTCGAACTGCCCGCATACTCACACTTGATGCAAATTAGCGTGGCGACGAACGCACTCCTGCTTGGGGTGCTTCAAGACGACGCCAACCTTGTCGATCGTTTCCTAGATCAACGCTATATTGATATGGGACTTCGCTATCCATCGAGCGCGGTGCTCTGCGACATTGGATTTTCATATGGCATCGCTTTGCGTTCGCGAAATCGGATTGCCGAGGCGCGCGAACTGGTCTCGAAGATCCTAGACCACGTTCACCAACCGTGGGAGGCGCGCCCCTTTCTGGCCATGACTTCCCTTTGGGGGGCGGCAAGAGAAGCTAACCGGGCGCAACAGCTTTTGACAACCTCGATGCACGTACCGGGGGCGAGAGGTTACGTCCATTTGTGCGTTGGCCACGCACGTCAGCGATCGAAGGATCCTCGTGCGCGTCATGATGGGAAACGCGCCGCGCAGGAGTTTCATAACAGCGGGCTGAGGCTTTTTGAAGCCATGGCTTATGAGCTGGCCCAGGACCGCAAACGCGCTGTAGCGCTCTATCAGAGTTGTGGTTCAGTGTACGACATCGCTCGCTTAACCGGACTGCGCTCAAATGACGAGCTCTTCACAGTGCGTCAGGCTCAGATCGTCGAGCTCGTTATCCGTGGCGAGACCAATAAGAGAATCGCCGAGGCACTCGGCATTGCAACCGGAACGGTTGGTGCGCACTTAGCAATTATTTATCGAAACCATGGGGTCTCGTCGAGGGCACAACTCGTCGCCAGCGTTTTGGCGAGGCGCAATCCCGGCCCGCATGCTCATGCAGGGCCTCCGGCCTCATTAAGCCACTAA
- a CDS encoding S8 family serine peptidase codes for MAIVDAYDNPVVASDLATYRSNFGLPAAKLYKYNQKGQRKHYPNVDVGWGVEIDLDVDMVSASCPKCTIYLVEANSSTTTDLEAAEVEAVTLGAHIVSNSWICYLSLNCLKRSKFDTPGVVYLAAAGDNGFNQEGLPMALPNVISVGGTVLSRFGKKYSERVWSGTGSGCASAIAKPLWQHDPGCSNRTNNDVAAVAWDLAVYDTFGYRGWITVGGTSAASPLLAGVYGLAGNARTQTTAKRFWTMRGTKRAHDLHTISFGNNGLCGGNYLCTAGTGQFGTFSGPTGWGTPNGLGAF; via the coding sequence GTGGCTATCGTCGATGCCTACGACAACCCCGTCGTTGCCTCGGACCTCGCTACATACCGTTCGAACTTCGGCCTGCCAGCGGCGAAGCTCTATAAATACAATCAAAAGGGACAGCGGAAGCACTATCCCAATGTCGACGTTGGTTGGGGCGTTGAAATCGATCTCGACGTCGACATGGTTTCGGCGAGCTGTCCAAAGTGCACCATCTATCTCGTCGAGGCAAATAGCAGCACCACTACTGACCTCGAGGCGGCCGAAGTCGAAGCAGTAACTCTCGGCGCACATATCGTCAGCAACAGCTGGATATGCTACCTCTCGCTCAACTGCCTTAAGCGATCCAAGTTCGATACCCCGGGCGTGGTCTATCTTGCCGCCGCCGGCGACAATGGATTTAACCAGGAGGGCTTGCCTATGGCGCTCCCAAACGTTATCTCAGTCGGCGGAACGGTGCTCTCGCGATTCGGCAAGAAATACAGCGAGAGAGTCTGGAGCGGGACAGGTTCAGGTTGTGCATCTGCCATCGCCAAGCCATTGTGGCAGCACGATCCTGGATGCTCAAATAGAACCAACAACGATGTCGCAGCCGTAGCCTGGGACCTAGCAGTGTACGACACCTTTGGGTATCGAGGCTGGATCACTGTCGGCGGCACGAGTGCCGCTTCGCCACTGCTGGCTGGTGTATACGGACTTGCCGGTAACGCCAGAACTCAAACCACCGCTAAGAGGTTTTGGACTATGCGCGGAACCAAACGCGCACACGACCTCCACACAATCAGCTTCGGCAACAACGGCTTATGCGGTGGCAACTACCTCTGCACCGCAGGAACCGGTCAATTCGGGACATTCTCCGGCCCTACAGGGTGGGGTACCCCCAACGGCCTCGGCGCCTTTTAA